A genomic segment from Glycine max cultivar Williams 82 chromosome 1, Glycine_max_v4.0, whole genome shotgun sequence encodes:
- the LOC100778233 gene encoding uncharacterized protein isoform X2: MAEEPKVPPPSNPTLSFDPSRTVGIIKRKALIKDLAAVYHAECLAYCQELLELQTKWEEPYIDLKTPEESKKETARPSKRVKKLR, translated from the exons ATGGCGGAAGAACCGAAAGTTCCACCACCTTCCAATCCTACGTTGTCGTTTGATCCTAGTCGAA CGGTTGGTATTATCAAGAGGAAGGCCTTGATCAAAGACTTAGCTGCGGTATACCATGCCGAATGCCTTGCATACTGTCAAGAGCTTTTGGAACTTCAAACTAAATGGGAAGAG CCATATATTGACTTAAAAACTCCAGAGGAATCAAAAAAGGAGACAGCACGACCCTCTAAACGTGTAAAAAAGTTGCGTTAG
- the LOC100778233 gene encoding uncharacterized protein isoform X1 gives MAEEPKVPPPSNPTLSFDPSRTVGIIKRKALIKDLAAVYHAECLAYCQELLELQTKWEEVFRWLMHNSFREQNMHRQRIPFACCWCS, from the exons ATGGCGGAAGAACCGAAAGTTCCACCACCTTCCAATCCTACGTTGTCGTTTGATCCTAGTCGAA CGGTTGGTATTATCAAGAGGAAGGCCTTGATCAAAGACTTAGCTGCGGTATACCATGCCGAATGCCTTGCATACTGTCAAGAGCTTTTGGAACTTCAAACTAAATGGGAAGAG GTTTTCAGGTGGTTGATGCATAACTCATTTAGAGAGCAAAATATGCACCGTCAGAGGATACCTTTTGCTTGCTGCTGGTGTAGCTGA
- the LOC100793675 gene encoding protein NDL1, which translates to MSCFQGLFFCPEAASLLLHNFCIYHISPPGNELGAAAICPDDPVPSAEDLADQIIEDLNYFRLGAVMCMGISSGAYILSLFATKYRERVLGLILVSPFCKSPSWTEWFYNKVMSNLLYFYGVCGLLKECLLQRYFSKEVRDNAEFPESEIVQASRKLLDERKGINVFRFLQVINDNLYVGDLI; encoded by the exons ATGTCATGTTTCCAAGGATTATTTTTCTGTCCAGAGGCAGCTTCTTTGCTTCTTCACAACTTCTGCATATATCATATCAGTCCTCCTGGGAATGAG TTGGGAGCTGCTGCAATTTGTCCTGATGATCCAGTTCCTTCTGCTGAAGACTTAGCAGATCAAATAATTGAGGATCTCAATTATTTTCG GCTTGGTGCAGTGATGTGCATGGGAATATCGTCTGGTGCTTATATCCTTTCACTGTTTGCA ACGAAATATAGGGAGCGTGTTCTTGGTTTAATACTTGTATCTCCCTTTTGCAAATCTCCTTCTTGGACTGAATGGTTTTATAACAAG GTGATGTCAAATTTGCTATATTTCTATGGTGTGTGTGGCTTGTTGAAAGAGTGTTTGCTCCAGCGGTACTTCAGCAAG GAAGTTCGTGATAATGCTGAATTTCCAGAATCAGAGATAGTTCAAGCTTCCAGAAAA CTACTAGATGAGAGAAAGGGCATCAATGTCTTTCGGTTTCTTCAGGTTATCAATGA CAACTTGTACGTAGGAGACCTGATATAA
- the LOC100802330 gene encoding pentatricopeptide repeat-containing protein At2g15690, mitochondrial: MELKLHTSMASIPRAVFTHSSSSIPFCAYAVPNASRRRNGTNNSRSTHKIPPLCKGNLPNEQKLQLDHQNQNAPLPLNVDLVSLCEEGNLDQVLELMGQGAVADYRVYLALLNLCEHTRSLESGKRVHEFLRRSTFRRDVELSNRLIGMYCKCGSVKDARRVFDQIPERNISSWHLMIGGYAANGLGCDGLLVFQQMKQAGVPPDGETFELVLAACAQAEAVEEGFLHFESMKEHGIVPSMEHYLEVINILGNTGQLNEAEEFIEKIPIELGVEAWESLRNFAQKHGDLDLEDHAEEVLTCLDPSKAVADKLPPPPRKKQSDMNMLEEKNRVTEYRYSIPYKEEAHEKLGGLSGQMREAGYVPDTRYVLHDIDEEEKEKALQYHSERLAIAYGLISTPPRTTLRIIKNLRICGDCHNAIKIMSKIVGRELIVRDNKRFHHFKDGKCSCGDYW; the protein is encoded by the coding sequence ATGGAACTCAAACTCCACACATCAATGGCTTCCATTCCACGCGCAGTCTTCACCCATTCCTCTTCATCCATTCCTTTCTGCGCCTACGCGGTCCCCAATGCGAGCAGGCGCCGAAACGGCACCAACAACAGTCGTTCCACTCACAAAATCCCTCCTTTGTGTAAGGGGAACCTTCCCAATGAACAGAAATTGCAGCTCGACCATCAAAACCAAAACGCCCCATTACCCTTGAATGTGGACTTGGTGTCCCTGTGTGAAGAGGGTAACCTTGATCAAGTATTGGAACTCATGGGTCAAGGTGCTGTTGCTGATTATCGCGTTTATCTCGCGCTCTTGAATTTGTGTGAGCATACAAGGTCGCTTGAATCGGGCAAAAGGGTCCATGAATTCCTGAGAAGATCGACCTTTCGTAGGGACGTTGAATTGAGCAACAGATTGATCGGAATGTACTGCAAATGTGGCAGTGTGAAGGATGCACGCCGAGTGTTTGATCAAATTCCGGAGAGAAACATCTCTTCGTGGCATTTGATGATTGGTGGGTACGCAGCCAATGGTTTAGGGTGTGATGGTTTATTGGTTTTTCAGCAGATGAAGCAAGCAGGGGTGCCACCTGATGGGGAAACTTTTGAATTGGTTTTGGCTGCATGTGCACAGGCAGAAGCTGTGGAAGAAGGGTTTTTACACTTTGAGTCCATGAAGGAGCATGGAATTGTTCCTAGCATGGAGCATTACTTGGAGGTTATTAACATTCTGGGGAATACTGGCCAGTTGAATGAAGCTGAGGAGTTCATTGAGAAGATACCAATTGAGCTTGGAGTTGAGGCTTGGGAGTCTCTTCGAAATTTTGCACAAAAACATGGAGATTTAGATCTTGAAGATCATGCGGAGGAGGTGTTAACATGTCTTGATCCTTCAAAAGCCGTTGCTGATAAACTTCCCCCGCCTCCAAGAAAGAAGCAGTCTGATATGAACATGCTAGAGGAGAAGAATAGGGTGACTGAGTATCGGTATTCTATACCCTATAAAGAAGAGGCTCATGAGAAATTGGGAGGTTTGAGTGGGCAGATGAGGGAAGCAGGTTATGTGCCGGATACAAGATATGTCCTCCATGACATTGATGAGGAGGAAAAAGAGAAGGCCTTGCAATATCATAGCGAACGTTTGGCAATTGCTTATGGCCTCATCAGTACACCACCGAGGACTACACTGAGAATCATCAAGAACCTACGCATCTGTGGGGACTGCCACAATGCAATTAAAATCATGTCAAAGATTGTTGGTAGGGAGCTAATTGTTAGGGATAACAAGCGATTCCATCATTTCAAAGATGGAAAATGCTCCTGTGGAGATTATTGGTAG
- the LOC100790501 gene encoding uncharacterized protein, producing the protein MEITGLVPLVGENYALKLKNSMQDLLAEIPKESPNFSPFVDAFYELMQAKVDSSFEVIWVYAAINFRGRNSEKGDALDRILAAKDLFKLLSACSASICASKSIALLAPVVFAMHGVIVELFGRELILKREKKAMREVKSLVDVVLGYISICCDNKVYKEETDSVNLILPFTDLARVSVDMNGDDEGFKSLLPLVSGDVCGWICSREFHGGYLGGAVIMEAFFMKLCLSFHLVTSRDELEMNLKSWAVGSISSFQNIHFLEILMRTTIETPLPLISILKPEDEILSRKVLFDAVLLVDYPFFYLNVKYIKNLTLTRLIVTHKAVEYFRGLGDQNRAVSYIKAFSASRLPLQIIKWVTSQNGLEEKTGRANGSSPRALINWLLSLENRGIRVFEDDVLKSHATSGLDISQTEHPAGNLEGKVADDDLFYVDNIGEEGHAGDNDKQNKLISDAFVAAAQTMKLSDNGARKRKGKHSEKKIKFVKYDLHQNSEPVKASTLAADDSSSGESEVEDPVSDTDA; encoded by the exons ATGGAGATCACCGGCTTGGTCCCTCTCGTGGGTGAGAACTACGCCCTCAAGCTGAAAAATTCCATGCAAGACCTTTTGGCCGAGATTCCTAAAGAATCCCCAAATTTTTCTCCTTTCGTCGATGCGTTTTACGAATTGATGCAAGCGAAGGTTGATTCATCCTTTGAGGTGATATGGGTCTACGCTGCAATTAACTTTCGTGGTCGTAACTCGGAGAAAGGTGATGCCTTGGATCGAATATTGGCCGCAAAAGACTTGTTTAAGTTGCTATCTGCGTGTTCGGCCTCTATTTGTGCTTCGAAGAGCATCGCTTTGCTGGCTCCTGTTGTTTTCGCGATGCACGGAGTGATTGTGGAGCTGTTTGGGAGGGAATTGATattgaagagagagaagaaagcaATGAGGGAGGTGAAGTCTTTGGTGGATGTAGTTCTTGGGTATATAAGCATTTGCTGTGATAACAAGGTTTATAAGGAGGAAACTGATTCCGTGAATTTGATTTTGCCTTTTACTGATTTGGCTCGTGTTTCGGTGGACATGAATGGTGATGATGAAGGGTTTAAATCTTTGTTGCCTCTTGTGAGCGGTGATgtttgtggctggatttgttcTAGAGAGTTTCATGGTGGCTACTTGGGTGGTGCTGTCATCATGGAAGCGTTTTTCATGAAACTTTGcctttcttttcatttggtAACGTCAAGGGATGAGTTGGAAATGAATCTCAAGAGTTGGGCTGTTGGCTCAATATCTAGCTTTCAGAACATACACTTTTTGG AGATCCTTATGAGAACGACAATAGAGACACCTTTGCCTCTGATCTCAATACTG AAACCTGAAGATGAAATTCTATCAAGGAAAGTTCTATTTGATGCTGTACTATTGGTGGACTACCCTTTCTTCTATCTCAATGTCAAGTACATAAAAAACCTTACCTTGACCAGATTGATTGTTACTCACAAGGCTGTGGAGTATTTTAG GGGGCTTGGTGATCAGAATAGAGCTGTCTCTTATATTAAGGCATTTTCTGCTTCTCGATTGCCATTGCAAATAATTAAATGGGTTACAAGCCAGAATGGTTTGGAGGAAAAAACTGGCAGAGCAAATGGATCCTCCCCCAGAGCTCTTATAA ATTGGCTGCTGAGCCTTGAGAATCGAGGGATCAGAGTTTTCGAAGATGATGTTTTAAAAAGCCATGCTACATCAGGTCTTGATATTTCTCAAACTGAGCACCCAGCTGGTAACTTGGAGGGCAAGGTAGCAGATGATGACCTTTTTTATGTGGATAATATTGGGGAAGAGGGACATGCAGGCGACAATGATAAGCAAAACAAATTGATTAGTGATGCGTTTGTAGCTGCTGCCCAAACTATGAAGTTATCCGATAATGGAGCTCGAAAACGAAAAGGAAAAcatagtgaaaagaaaattaaatttgtcaaaTATGACCTCCATCAAAACTCTGAGCCAGTCAAAGCCAGTACTTTAGCCGCAGATGATAGTTCAAGTGGTGAGAGTGAAGTTGAGGATCCTGTTTCGGATACAGATGCATAA
- the LOC100778421 gene encoding uncharacterized LOC100778421 precursor, producing MKMKGVLWVVVVSVVVAAWIPLSHCSKKPVGVARKEDIPYIKCQVCEKLAKELYQQVQNKQAEIAPKKISEYQIIEIAENVCNLKKVEADWILRIDIVEKEDRLELVEQDSEGQCNSECKTIERACQEVIGYSDTDVAEYLYNSKPDIDSLRNYLCKDLSKACSSKPPPVPKDRAPGEPFVAKSSKEAEMEKLLKSMEGMPGAPGMKMYSRDDLMNMKNFGGEDGDEEDEDDDDDEASFPSKLGNVLRAKESGKRDWKQMVKKGIEDASMTLKKHANKVSNHIRQWWRGKRRTNSKKGGKTEL from the exons atgaagatgaagggGGTGTTGTGGGTTGTAGTTGTATCAGTGGTGGTTGCAGCATGGATTCCCCTTTCACACTGTTCAAAGAAACCGGTGGGGGTGGCTAGAAAGGAGGACATTCCGTACATCAAGTGTCAAGTGTGTGAGAAGCTCGCTAAAGAGTTGTATCAGCAGGTTCAAAACAAGCAAGCTGAGATCGCTCCCAAAAag ATCTCGGAGTACCAAATCATTGAGATAGCGGAGAATGTTTGTAATCTGAAAAAGGTAGAAGCGGATTGGATATTGCGCATAGATATTGTGGAGAAAGAAGATAGGCTGGAG CTGGTGGAACAAGACTCTGAAGGACAATGTAATTCTGAATGCAAGACAATTGAGCGAGCCTGTCAAGAG GTCATAGGATATTCTGATACCGATGTTGccgaatatttatataattccaAGCCTGATATTGATTCATTGCGCAATTATCTCTGCAAAGATCTTTCTAAAGCATGCAGTAGCAAGCCACCTCCTGTCCCTAAG GACAGGGCTCCTGGTGAACCATTTGTTGCAAAGTCTTCCAAGGAGGCTGAAATGGAAAAGCTACTAAAATCTATGGAG GGCATGCCAGGAGCACCCGGCATGAAAATGTACTCAAGAGATGATTTAATGAACATGAAGAATTTTGGTGGTGAAGATGGcgatgaagaagatgaggatgatgatgatgatgaggccAGCTTCCCATCGAAATTG GGAAATGTTTTGAGAGCAAAAGAAAGTGGAAAAAGAGACTGGAAACAAATGGTAAAAAAGGGAATTGAGGACGCAAGCATGACACTGAAGAAACATGCAAACAAAGTTTCTAACCATATACGACAGTGGTGGAGGGGAAAGAGGAGAACCAATTCAAAGAAAGGAGGGAAGACAGAACTTTAG
- the LOC100788388 gene encoding probable acyl-[acyl-carrier-protein]--UDP-N-acetylglucosamine O-acyltransferase, mitochondrial isoform X1: MKYKPEDECYLEVGHNNDIREHSSIHRSSKSTDRTVIGNANFIMGSCHITHDCKIGNNNILANNTLLAGHVEVEDYVHTAGVTVVHQFCHLGSFSFLGGGSLVSQYVPKYMMAAGERAELRGLNLVGLTRCGFSVAEIRSMRAAYRKIFMCVDANAVSLEERLAEVEQHEELVHVPAMRAMLQSIRNSFAENRRGICKFRHWNAS, translated from the exons ATGAAATACAAG CCAGAGGATGAATGTTACCTGGAAGTTGGACATAATAATGATATTAGGGAACATTCTTCAATCCACCGATCTTCAAAATCAACCGATAGGACA GTTATTGGTAATGCCAATTTTATAATGGGATCTTGTCATATTACCCATGATTGCAAGATTGGTAACAACAATATTCTTGCCAACAATACTCTTCTAGCTGGGCATGTTGAAGTGGAA GACTACGTTCACACTGCAGGTGTGACTGTTGTTCACCAATTCTGTCATCTTggctctttctcttttcttggtGGTGGTTCCCTG GTTTCACAATATGTCCCAAAGTACATGATGGCAGCCGGAGAAAGAGCTGAGCTTCGTGGTCTAAATTTAGTCGGCCTTACTCGATGTGGATTCAGCGTTGCAGAG ATCAGGAGCATGAGAGCTGCTTATCGAAAGATATTCATGTGTGTTGATGCAAATGCTGTGTCTTTAGAAGAAAGGCTTGCAGAAGTG GAGCAGCATGAGGAATTGGTTCATGTTCCTGCTATGCGTGCTATGTTGCAGTCTATTCGCAACTCCTTTGCTGAAAATCGTCGCGGAATATGCAAGTTTAGACACTGGAATGCCTCTTGA
- the LOC100795951 gene encoding Probable protein arginine N-methyltransferase 1-like, giving the protein MGQRKNDNNINQCSSSKEDADMNNNHLRFEEAVDESSNLDQSMCDIEESDDKTSADYYFDSYSHFGIHEEMLKDTVRTKTYQNVIYQNKFLFKNKVVLDVGAGTGILSLFCAKAGAEHVYAVECSHMADMAKEIVEANGYSNVVTVLKGKIEEIELPVAKVDIIISEWMGYFLLFENMLNSVLYARDKWLVDGGVVLPDKASLHLTAIEDADYKEDKIEFWNNVYGFDMSCIKKQAIMEPLVDTVDQNQIATNCQLLKTMDISKMAPGDASFTVPFKLVAERDDYIHALVAYFDVSFTKCHKLMGFSTGPRSRATHWKQTVLYLEDVLTICEGEAIVGSMAVAPNKKNPRDVDIMLKYSLNGRRCNVSRVQYYKMR; this is encoded by the exons ATGGGTCAGCGAAAGAACGACAACAACATCAATCAGTGCTCCTCAAGCAAGGAAGACGCTGACATGAATAACAACCACCTTCGCTTTGAAGAGGCTGTCGACGAGAGTTCCAACCTCGACCAATCCATGTGCGACATCGAAGAATCCGATGATAAAACCAGCGCCGACTATTACTTCGATTCCTACTCTCATTTTG GAATTCACGAA GAGATGTTGAAGGACACTGTGAGAACCAAGACATATCAAAATGTTATTTATCAGAACAAGTTTTTATTCAAGAATAAAGTAGTTCTTGATGTTGGTGCTGGGACTGGGATTTTATCACTATTTTGTGCCAAAGCAGGGGCAGAACACGTCTATGCG GTTGAGTGCTCCCACATGGCTGACATGGCAAAGGAGATTGTTGAAGCTAATGGTTACTCTAATG TTGTAACAGTTTTGAAGGGGAAGATTGAAGAAATTGAACTTCCAGTTGCTAAAGTTGATATAATTATTTCAGAATGGATGGGATATTTCTTGTTGTTTGAGAATATGTTAAATTCGGTGCTCTATGCTCGTGACAAATGGCTT GTGGATGGCGGAGTTGTGCTACCAGACAAAGCATCCCTCCATCTCACTGCTATTGAAGATGCTGACtataaagaagataaaattgAGT TTTGGAACAATGTATATGGATTTGACATGAGCTGCATCAAGAAGCAAGCCATAATGGAGCCTCTTGTTGACACAGTCGACCAGAATCAGATTGCTACAAACTGTCAGCTACTCAAG ACAATGGATATCTCAAAGATGGCTCCTGGAGATGCTTCATTCACAGTACCTTTTAAGCTTGTAGCTGAACGTGATGACTATATTCATGCTCTTGTTGCATATTTTGATGTATCGTTTACAAAGTGTCATAAATTGATGGGCTTCTCTACAG GACCAAGATCACGAGCTACGCATTGGAAACAAACAGTCCTATACCTGGAAGATGTCTTGACCATTTGTGAGGGGGAGGCAATTGTGGGGAGCATGGCTGTTgctccaaataaaaaaaatcctcggGATGTTGATATAATGCTCAAGTATTCATTGAATGGAAGGCGATGCAATGTTTCAAGGGTTCAGTACTACAAGATGCGTTGA
- the LOC100788388 gene encoding probable acyl-[acyl-carrier-protein]--UDP-N-acetylglucosamine O-acyltransferase, mitochondrial isoform X2, translating to MKYKPEDECYLEVGHNNDIREHSSIHRSSKSTDRTVIGNANFIMGSCHITHDCKIGNNNILANNTLLAGHVEVEDYVHTAGVTVVHQFCHLGSFSFLGGGSLVSQYVPKYMMAAGERAELRGLNLVGLTRCGFSVAEIRSMRAAYRKIFMCVDANAVSLEERLAEVHEELVHVPAMRAMLQSIRNSFAENRRGICKFRHWNAS from the exons ATGAAATACAAG CCAGAGGATGAATGTTACCTGGAAGTTGGACATAATAATGATATTAGGGAACATTCTTCAATCCACCGATCTTCAAAATCAACCGATAGGACA GTTATTGGTAATGCCAATTTTATAATGGGATCTTGTCATATTACCCATGATTGCAAGATTGGTAACAACAATATTCTTGCCAACAATACTCTTCTAGCTGGGCATGTTGAAGTGGAA GACTACGTTCACACTGCAGGTGTGACTGTTGTTCACCAATTCTGTCATCTTggctctttctcttttcttggtGGTGGTTCCCTG GTTTCACAATATGTCCCAAAGTACATGATGGCAGCCGGAGAAAGAGCTGAGCTTCGTGGTCTAAATTTAGTCGGCCTTACTCGATGTGGATTCAGCGTTGCAGAG ATCAGGAGCATGAGAGCTGCTTATCGAAAGATATTCATGTGTGTTGATGCAAATGCTGTGTCTTTAGAAGAAAGGCTTGCAGAAGTG CATGAGGAATTGGTTCATGTTCCTGCTATGCGTGCTATGTTGCAGTCTATTCGCAACTCCTTTGCTGAAAATCGTCGCGGAATATGCAAGTTTAGACACTGGAATGCCTCTTGA